The following DNA comes from bacterium.
ATAGTGGGATTCCCAAAAAATTGATTTTCATAAAATTAGCAAACAGGACGCGATTTGGGCGCAGCGTCGCCTTGCAATGCGAGCAGGTCATTATAATTAACTTGCCGACGAAATACAACAGAACATTTTTAAGCGGCAAAATAGCCATTTGAACGGCAAAAAAGCAGCTCTCCGCGCATTCAATTTCATTCAGGGCTCAGACCTGATTGTAACGGCAGAAAACCTGGTGCAGCACGCTTTCCATTTTTTGCGGCGATATGGGTTTGAGCAGAAAACCGACCGGCTGATACCGTTTGCTGAGCGGTACCAGATGGTCATAGGCTGAGATAAAGACGACCGGGATCGAACTTTCAAGTGTGTCCAACAGTTGAAAACCGGTCTCTCCGGGCATCTGGATATCCAGAAAAATGAGATCCGGTTTGCTCTGATGAATGAGATGGCGTGCCGCCTCCGCATCCGCCGCCTGGCCGACCAACTCGATCTCTGGATGTTTCTTCAGCATGCCCGCCAGTTCACTGCGGATCAGCCACTCGTCATCAACAATTATGGTTCGAATCAAACGCATGCCTTACTCGAAATTCCACGCTGAAGGACCCTCCGGCGTTTAGGAGAACTTTCCATACGCAACGCACCGCGTCCTATCGACATCAAGTAAACAATTCGCAGTGGATTTCCAAGCTTAAACATGCAAACGGTCAATAGATCATTTGAACGGCAGGAAGGGCATTTTAAGGAGAGCATCCGGCTTGCCCATGAATCACTGATCGCCGGATCTTCGTTCGTTGGCATAGCGCTGGCTCGCGGATAGAACCGCTTTACGCAGGCGGATGGAGAGCGGGGTCACCTCCACCATCTCATCCTCTTTGATGAACTCGATGGCGCGTTCCAGCGTCAGCGGCGCAGGCGGCGATAAGACCACGGCGTCATCCTTGGTCGAGCTGCGCATGTTGGTCAATTTTTTGGTTTTGCAGGGATTCACATTGATGTCGTTGTCACGATTATGTTCGCCGATGATCATTCCCTCATACGTCTCAACGCCGGCGCCGACGAATAAAATTCCACGGGGTTCCAGATTATACAGCGCATAGGGCACCGTGCTCCCGCCGCGGTCGGAGACAATGGAACCAGACAGCCGGCTGCTGAATTCTCCGCGAAACTCATCATACCCCTGCAAATAGCTGTTCATAATTCCAGTGCCCTTGGTGTCGGTGAGAAATTCGTTGCGGTAGCCGATCAGCGAACGTGATGGAATCGTGAATTCGACGCGCAGGCGGCCGGTGCCGTGATTGACCAAATTGACCATGCGCCCCTTGCGCTGCGATAGTTTCTCCGTAACAATGCCCAGATAGCTTTCGCCGCAATCGATGAACAGGTGTTCCACCGGTTCCAGTTTTTTTCCGTCTTTATATTTGAAAATGACCTGGGGCCGGCCCACTGTCAGCTCATAGCCCTCCCGCCGCATCGTCTCGATCAAAATGGCCATCTGCAGCTCTCCCCGCCCCTTGACGATAAAGCGATCCGGGCTGTCGGTCTCTTCCACGCGGATAGCCACATTGCGCAACGTCTCGCGGAACAGCCGCTCGCGCAGTTTGCCGGATTGCACCAGTTTACCTTCACGGCCGGACAGCGGCGATGTATTAATGGAGAACAACATGGCGATGGTGGGCTCATCGACGGTGATGCGCTTTAACGCTTTTTGCGCGGTTTGCGTGCAGATAGTGTCGCCGATCTGAACCTGCTCGATGCCGGCCAGGATGATGATATCGCCGGGATCCACATGCTCCACCTCTTTGATCTTGACCCCGTCGTAGACCTGAAGACGGGTCACGCGAAGCGGCAAGGCTTGATTCTCCTCATTGAGACAAACCAGTGACTCGTTGTGATTGATCCCGCCGTGGAAAATACGGCCGATAGCCAGTCGGCCCAGGTAGTCCGAATAATCCAGATCCGAAACCAGCATCTGAAAGGGTTCCTCCGGATCGTAGGCTGGTCCAGGGATCTCGCGCAGGATGGTCTCGAACAACGGCTGCAGATCCGTTCCCGTCTCTTCAAGCGTTCTCTGGCACCGCCCTTCGCGGCCAACCGCATACAGGACGGGAAATTCGATCTGTTCTTCCGATGCATCGAGGTCGAAAAACAGATCATACACCTCATTCAGCACCTGCTGCGGCCGGGCGTCCTTGCGGTCGATCTTGTTGATGACCACAATGATTTTGAGCGCCGCCTCCAAGGCTTTTTTCAGCACAAAACGGGTCTGCGGCAACGGGCCCTCTGAAGCGTCCACCAGCAGGATGGCGCCATCGACCATCTTGAGTGCCCGCTCCACCTCACCACCGAAATCCGCATGTCCCGGCGTATCCAGAATATTGATTTTAATGTCATGCCAGTGCACCGAGCAGTTTTTAGCAGCAATGGTGATTCCGCGCTCTCGTTCCAGGTCCAATTGATCCATGACCCGTTCTTCCACCTGTTGGTTGGCGCGAAAAACGCCGCTTTGTTGAAACATATGATCGACCAGCGTGGTCTTGCCGTGATCGACATGTGCGATGATGGCGATATTGCGTAACGCGTTGTTACGATGGAGCTTTTTCATGCCTTTTGTTTTCCTTGCTCTGCGGCTGTAAATAAAAGCCCCCAACAGCCTTATGCTGCAGAGGGCGAACATACTGCAATACCTCGACCTGAACCAATGTACGAAATTTTTTTATAAAAAAACAGAATTTATAGCCGCGGTCCGCTCACGCAGGCCGTAGCGATACATCTCCGCTTTGAGCCTGCCCTGCTCACAGGGCCACCCATGCCTTGGTCTCTCCGCTCTGTTTAATGGCGTCGAGCACTCGCAGGTTATTCCAGGCATCGGTCACAGTCCACGGCAGCGGTGCATTTTTCATCACAGCACGGCTGAAGGCATCTGCCTGCAATGTATAATGATCGGCCTGCGGAACCAGGATCTCCTCGCCCGTTTTTTCCCGTTTCAGTATGATCCGGGCCGGCCGGTCGGCCGGTGGAATAAACGGCGCTTCTACCAAGATGGCGGCCCGTTCTCCATGGATGAGAACCTGTTGTCCGAACGCCATATGCGTAGCGCAGGTAAACGAACCCATCCCGTTTGGGAATTCAAGTAGGGCGGAAACATGCCGATCCACCTGGGACCTGGGATCCAGTTCCATCATCGCAGAAAGCCGCACCGGTT
Coding sequences within:
- a CDS encoding response regulator translates to MIRTIIVDDEWLIRSELAGMLKKHPEIELVGQAADAEAARHLIHQSKPDLIFLDIQMPGETGFQLLDTLESSIPVVFISAYDHLVPLSKRYQPVGFLLKPISPQKMESVLHQVFCRYNQV
- the typA gene encoding translational GTPase TypA — its product is MKKLHRNNALRNIAIIAHVDHGKTTLVDHMFQQSGVFRANQQVEERVMDQLDLERERGITIAAKNCSVHWHDIKINILDTPGHADFGGEVERALKMVDGAILLVDASEGPLPQTRFVLKKALEAALKIIVVINKIDRKDARPQQVLNEVYDLFFDLDASEEQIEFPVLYAVGREGRCQRTLEETGTDLQPLFETILREIPGPAYDPEEPFQMLVSDLDYSDYLGRLAIGRIFHGGINHNESLVCLNEENQALPLRVTRLQVYDGVKIKEVEHVDPGDIIILAGIEQVQIGDTICTQTAQKALKRITVDEPTIAMLFSINTSPLSGREGKLVQSGKLRERLFRETLRNVAIRVEETDSPDRFIVKGRGELQMAILIETMRREGYELTVGRPQVIFKYKDGKKLEPVEHLFIDCGESYLGIVTEKLSQRKGRMVNLVNHGTGRLRVEFTIPSRSLIGYRNEFLTDTKGTGIMNSYLQGYDEFRGEFSSRLSGSIVSDRGGSTVPYALYNLEPRGILFVGAGVETYEGMIIGEHNRDNDINVNPCKTKKLTNMRSSTKDDAVVLSPPAPLTLERAIEFIKEDEMVEVTPLSIRLRKAVLSASQRYANERRSGDQ